One Hordeum vulgare subsp. vulgare chromosome 4H, MorexV3_pseudomolecules_assembly, whole genome shotgun sequence DNA window includes the following coding sequences:
- the LOC123446582 gene encoding uncharacterized protein At5g01610-like yields the protein MDEIMNKMGSYWLGQRANKEMSSAGDDIESLSTSVGDGAKWLVNKLKGKMQKPLAELLQEHDLPVGLFPREATNYEFDPETRRLTVHIPAVCEVGYRDGSELRFDTTVAGTLDKGSLTGVEGLKAKVLVWARVTAVKADAAKVYFAVGIKKSRSREAYEVIRGAITVDEF from the exons ATGGATGAGATCATGAACAAGATGGGCTCCTACTGGCTGGGGCAGCGGGCCAACAAAGAGATGTCGTCGGCCGGTGACGATATCGAG TCGCTCTCAACCAGCGTCGGGGACGGAGCAAAATGGCTGGTAAACAAGCTCAAGGGTAAGATGCAGAAGCCGCTGGCGGAGCTGCTCCAGGAGCACGACCTGCCGGTGGGGCTGTTCCCGCGGGAGGCCACCAACTACGAGTTCGACCCGGAGACGCGGCGGCTGACGGTGCACATCCCGGCGGTCTGCGAGGTCGGCTACAGGGACGGCTCGGAGCTGCGTTTCGACACCACGGTGGCCGGCACGCTGGACAAGGGCAGCCTCACCGGGGTGGAGGGCCTCAAAGCCAAGGTGCTCGTCTGGGCCAGGGTCACCGCCGTCAAGGCCGACGCCGCAAAGGTCTACTTCGCCGTAGGCATCAAGAAGTCGCGCAGCCGTGAGGCGTACGAGGTCATCAGAGGCGCCATCACCGTCGACGAGTTCTAG
- the LOC123446583 gene encoding uncharacterized protein LOC123446583 translates to MQSKLGRHTQDSENQGAMYATKPLSLFMSQPEAASRPPPDGRNSGYLVVKGDENGDDDETCCWGQCGGTRVRDLPFPQDRVLTLRYTEHHGQSSTTYTDSVVFVPVPDQPVASNRYYAVVASGKRKGLVRTCSREEDMTPCCFCRCINDVKPQPFDPADLYQQIEIVQRRRGRFTAKAVAADGFPNYLYRKKYWRVYASKPTKNRLDLGDAPGLNVALRSRQLADASPAATAVSTAVGKWYCPFYLVKEDGVSPSEQMDRAAFYEVALEQRWEPADDTRGGSKLYSSKVLIGGSLEARQEVSSGAPRHGDGYVWFRAAAGQSVGVCASVWERMRWEEYRGGWVDEEEEADKVAGRSVLVERFVVKRMDRTVVVAFDFMHLNKVRGKQA, encoded by the coding sequence ATGCAAAGTAAACTTGGAAGACACACACAAGATTCAGAAAATCAAGGAGCCATGTACGCGACCAAGCCGCTCTCTCTCTTCATGAGCCAGCCGGAGGCGGCTTCCCGGCCGCCGCCGGACGGCCGGAACTCAGGCTACCTCGTCGTCAAGGGCGACGagaacggcgacgacgacgagacgTGCTGCTGGGGGCAGTGCGGCGGGACGCGCGTGCGCGACCTCCCGTTCCCGCAGGACCGCGTGCTCACGCTCCGCTACACGGAGCACCACGGGCAGAGCAGCACCACCTACACCGACTCCGTCGTCTTCGTGCCCGTCCCCGACCAGCCCGTCGCCTCCAACCGCTACTACGCCGTCGTCGCCTCGGGCAAGCGCAAGGGGCTGGTCCGGACCTGCTCCCGCGAGGAGGACATGACCCCGTGCTGCTTCTGCCGCTGCATCAACGACGTCAAGCCGCAGCCGTTCGACCCGGCCGACCTCTACCAGCAGATCGAGATCGTCCAGCGCCGCCGGGGGCGGTTCACGGCCAAGGCCGTCGCTGCCGACGGCTTCCCGAACTACCTCTACCGCAAGAAGTACTGGCGCGTGTACGCCTCCAAGCCTACCAAGAACCGCCTCGACCTCGGCGACGCGCCGGGCCTCAACGTGGCTCTCCGGTCGCGCCAGCTCGCCGACGCCTCCCCCGCGGCGACGGCGGTGTCGACGGCTGTCGGGAAATGGTACTGCCCGTTCTATCTCGTCAAAGAAGACGGCGTGTCCCCGTCGGAGCAGATGGACCGCGCCGCCTTCTACGAGGTGGCGCTCGAGCAGCGCTGGGAGCCGGCCGACGACACCCGCGGCGGCTCTAAGCTGTACAGCAGTAAGGTGCTCATCGGCGGGAGCCTGGAGGCGAGGCAGGAGGTGTCCAGCGGCGCCCCGCGGCACGGCGACGGGTACGTGTGGTTCAGAGCCGCGGCCGGGCAGAGCGTGGGGGTGTGCGCGAGCGTGTGGGAGAGGATGCGGTGGGAGGAGTACAGGGGCGGGTGggtcgacgaggaggaggaggccgacaaGGTGGCCGGACGGTCGGTGCTGGTGGAGAGGTTCGTCGTCAAGAGGATGGACAGGACCGTCGTGGTGGCCTTTGACTTTATGCATCTCAACAAGGTCAGAGGGAAGCAGGCGTGA
- the LOC123448876 gene encoding mitoferrin-like: MPGDDHRGGANASSPTPSPPPKWRHLLQISPPPLHYSSTLAPFPTPTSTAFPLKTLTLAAPLAMAADYRTPDRLLPAAAAATEEPAQDPPKPALGVAGPAAAAAHDGLRFWQYMLAGSVAGVVEHTAMFPVDTLKTHMQAASPPCRPTLSLGAALRAAVAGEGGALALYRGLPAMALGAGPAHAVYFSVYEFAKSRLTDRFGPNNPAAHASSGVLATIASDAVFTPMDTVKQRLQLTSSPYSGVAHCVRTVFRDEGLRAFFVSYRTTVLMNAPYTAVHFSTYEAAKRVLGDMAADEESLAVHATAGAAAGALAAALTTPLDVVKTQLQCQGVCGCERFASSSIGDVFRTIIKRDGYVGLMRGWKPRMLFHAPAAAICWSTYEASKSFFERFNEKRRK; this comes from the exons atgcCTGGAGACGACCACCGGGGGGGCGCCAACGCCTCCTCCCCAACCCCGTCCCCTCCGCCTAAATGGCGACATCTCCTCCAAATCTCGCCTCCTCCTCTTCATTATTCCTCCACCCTCGCCCCCTTCCCCACCCCCACCTCCACCGCGTTCCCGCtcaaaaccctaaccctagcggcGCCCCTCGCCATGGCCGCTGACTACCGCACCCCCGACaggctcctccccgccgccgccgccgccaccgaggAGCCGGCCCAGGACCCGCCCAAGCCGGCCCTCGGCGTCGCGGGGCCGGCCGCCGCCGCGGCCCACGATGGCCTGCGCTTCTGGCAGTACATGCTCGCCGGCTCCGTCGCCGGCGTCGTCGAGCACACGGCCATGTTCCCGGTCGACACCCTCAAGACGCACATGCAGGCCGCCTCGCCGCCCTGCCGCCCCACCCTCTCGCTCGGGGCCGCGCTGCGGGCCGCCGTGGCAGGGGAGGGCGGCGCGCTCGCGCTCTACCGCGGCCTCCCCGCCATGGCCCTCGGGGCCGGCCCCGCCCACGCCGTCTACTTCTCCGTCTACGAGTTCGCCAAGTCGCGCCTCACGGACCGCTTCGGCCCCAACAACCCCGCGGCGCACGCCTCCTCGGGGGTGCTCGCCACCATCGCCAGCGACGCCGTCTTCACCCCCATGGACACCGTCAAGCAGCGGCTGCAGCTCACCAGCAGCCCCTACTCCGGCGTCGCGCACTGCGTCCGCACCGTCTTCCGcgacgagggcctcagggccttcTTCGTGTCCTACAGGACCACGGTGCTCATGAACGCGCCCTACACCGCCGTCCACTTCTCCACCTACGAGGCGGCTAAGCGTGTGCTCGGGGACATGGCAGCTGACGAGGAGTCGCTTGCCGTGCACGCCACTGCGGGTGCTGCGGCCGGCGCTCTTGCGGCCGCGTTAACCACACCACTCGATGTTGTCAAGACGCAACTGCAGTGCCAG GGTGTATGCGGATGTGAACGTTTTGCTAGTAGTTCTATAGGAGATGTGTTCAGAACAATTATAAAGCGCGATGGATACGTTGGGCTTATGAGGGGATGGAAGCCGAGAATGCTATTCCACGCACCGGCAGCAGCCATATGCTGGTCCACATACGAAGCCTCGAAGTCGTTCTTCGAAAGATTTAAtgagaaaaggagaaaatag